A stretch of the Thiomicrorhabdus indica genome encodes the following:
- a CDS encoding Na/Pi cotransporter family protein: MKREQSFLLNDQNSSWIRAVSLFLLFISGAIFPVFASDMQVESGMDWFQMAMWLAGGLALFLFGMDFMVKGLLVVAGEKMKTLLAKLTTNRVMGALTGAGITAVIQSSSVTTVLTVGFVSAGLISVTQAAGVVMGANLGTTITAQIVAFKVTNFALLMIAVGFLVDFVGKLQKTRAIGQLILGLGLIFFGMNTMSQGMAPLREYQPFLDFMIEMQNPLLAIAIAMTFTALVQSSSATIGIIIVMASNGFLTLEAGIALAMGAHIGTTITALLASIGKSRPALRTALVHTLFNFLVTLLWLPFIPELAQWAVWISAHDAAATVASISMGEHVPREIANANSLMVAIALVVFLPFIPVFVWTVNKIVPPDEDEKSGNQLKAESLDPTFVSTPAVAFDAIVMELETYQKRQSLFYKRMVALISEPKFEKLSKEMSNIQKFRSYQQEILRYLSQVGQGKLTDAEQQTYTELMNVLHSLESMNIAMRDSVFDVLLQMIENKIQPSDTMLELVGQLTNEVGKAMEKSLLSVIHKDADMAYEVFGSKETIAHLIQEALNHQMRHLHASEKRLMVFRYEMRMVEGFKQLYSMSKRIARMYLSHSQANENSTHD, encoded by the coding sequence GTGAAAAGAGAACAAAGTTTCCTGCTGAATGATCAAAACTCCTCATGGATTCGTGCTGTGAGTTTGTTCCTACTATTTATCAGCGGTGCCATTTTTCCAGTTTTTGCCTCAGATATGCAAGTTGAGTCTGGGATGGATTGGTTTCAAATGGCAATGTGGCTTGCTGGTGGTTTAGCGCTTTTCTTATTCGGCATGGATTTTATGGTCAAAGGGTTGTTAGTGGTTGCCGGTGAGAAAATGAAAACTCTGCTCGCTAAACTGACGACTAATCGGGTAATGGGAGCATTAACCGGAGCAGGAATTACTGCTGTGATTCAATCTTCGTCGGTCACGACCGTTTTAACGGTTGGCTTTGTGTCAGCCGGTTTAATTTCGGTGACCCAAGCGGCAGGAGTCGTCATGGGAGCGAATCTTGGTACGACCATTACCGCACAAATCGTTGCTTTTAAGGTCACAAATTTTGCGCTGCTCATGATAGCGGTTGGCTTTTTAGTTGATTTTGTGGGCAAGTTGCAAAAGACTAGAGCCATTGGACAGTTGATTTTAGGGCTTGGTTTAATCTTTTTTGGTATGAATACCATGAGTCAAGGAATGGCACCATTACGTGAGTATCAGCCGTTTTTAGATTTCATGATTGAAATGCAAAACCCGCTGCTAGCCATTGCTATTGCGATGACTTTTACTGCTTTAGTGCAATCTTCTTCAGCGACGATTGGGATTATTATTGTGATGGCAAGCAATGGTTTTTTAACGTTGGAAGCTGGGATTGCTTTAGCAATGGGGGCGCATATTGGAACGACTATTACCGCACTTTTAGCCAGTATCGGTAAGTCGCGACCTGCTTTAAGAACGGCGCTTGTTCATACCTTATTTAATTTTTTAGTGACACTATTGTGGTTGCCTTTTATTCCAGAATTAGCACAGTGGGCCGTGTGGATTTCTGCACATGATGCCGCCGCAACGGTTGCTTCGATCAGTATGGGCGAGCATGTGCCACGTGAAATTGCGAATGCAAACTCTTTAATGGTTGCTATTGCACTGGTAGTGTTTCTGCCGTTCATCCCTGTTTTTGTGTGGACAGTCAATAAGATTGTTCCACCGGATGAAGATGAGAAGTCAGGTAATCAGTTAAAAGCAGAAAGCCTTGATCCTACTTTTGTTTCCACACCTGCAGTGGCATTTGATGCGATTGTCATGGAACTTGAGACCTATCAAAAGCGTCAGTCATTATTTTATAAACGAATGGTGGCACTGATTTCTGAACCTAAATTTGAAAAACTTTCAAAAGAAATGAGTAATATTCAAAAATTTCGCAGCTATCAACAAGAAATTCTGCGTTATCTTAGTCAAGTTGGTCAGGGAAAGTTAACCGACGCAGAACAGCAGACCTATACTGAATTGATGAATGTTCTTCACTCATTGGAATCGATGAATATTGCCATGCGTGATAGTGTGTTCGACGTGCTTTTGCAAATGATTGAGAACAAAATTCAACCAAGTGACACCATGTTGGAACTGGTGGGACAACTAACAAATGAAGTTGGCAAGGCGATGGAAAAGTCTTTGTTGAGTGTGATTCATAAAGATGCTGATATGGCTTATGAAGTTTTTGGTTCTAAAGAAACTATTGCACACTTAATTCAAGAGGCACTTAATCATCAGATGCGACATTTACATGCCAGTGAAAAACGATTAATGGTGTTTCGTTATGAAATGCGAATGGTTGAAGGATTCAAACAACTCTACAGTATGTCGAAGCGAATTGCCCGAATGTACTTGAGTCACTCTCAAGCGAATGAAAATTCAACTCATGATTAA